One window from the genome of Leishmania panamensis strain MHOM/PA/94/PSC-1 chromosome 13 sequence encodes:
- a CDS encoding Ran-binding protein 1, putative (TriTrypDB/GeneDB-style sysID: LpmP.13.1340) — MSKTDENGNELMEIEEVAVSDGGAARFAAVEVKSGEERFNVIWQDTGKLMRFDEGENQWKERGQGTAKVLQRKDNTSKYMFVFRREGIGKLAAQHYLVKGMKVTKHKQGEKILVWSAFKDFTDDEEGFPENFVMRLSSKEAADKALAEMAAAIEKSSV, encoded by the coding sequence ATGTCCAAGACAGACGAGAACGGCAATGAGCTGATGGAGATTGAGGAGGTGGCCGTCTccgacggtggcgccgcccGCTTTGCCGCCGTTGAAGTGAAGAGCGGAGAGGAGCGCTTCAACGTCATCTGGCAAGACACCGGCAAGCTTATGCGCTTTGATGAGGGCGAGAACCAGTGGAAAGAGCGTGGACAAGGGACGGCCAAAGTACTGCAGCGCAAGGACAACACGTCCAAGTACATGTTTGTCTTCCGTCGGGAGGGCATCGGCAagctggcggcgcagcactaCCTCGTGAAGGGTATGAAGGTGACAAAGCACAAGCAGGGTGAGAAAATTCTCGTGTGGTCCGCCTTCAAGGACTTCAccgatgacgaggagggaTTCCCGGAGAACTTCGTGATGCGACTCTCGTCTAAGGAGGCAGCGGACAAGGCTCTGGCAGagatggcagcagcaattGAGAAGTCAAGCGTATAA